Proteins from a genomic interval of Halomonas alkaliantarctica:
- a CDS encoding SpoVR family protein, translated as MSATRKRKPIATGSDWNFSVLERFDAELARLADEYRLDTYPNQIEVITTEQMMDAYASVGMPVGYHHWSFGKQFLAVEQAYKRGQMGLAYELVINSDPCIAYLMEENTLMMQVLVMAHACYGHNSFFKGNYLFRTWTDASSIVDYLVFARKYIAQCEERHGVQAVEQLLDACHALQNYGVDRYKRPSPISAEEEAKRQEERESYLQTQVNMLWRTIPEAPISDSPLAAGSLHADDDPLGLHSGGHYPPEPQENLLYFIEKNAPLLAPWQREIVRIVRKLAQYFYPQRQTQVMNEGWACFWHYTLMNRLYDDGNVDEGLMLEFLQSHAAVINQPAFDNPHFSGINPYALGFAIFMDIKRVCESPTDEDREWFPDIAGTPWRETLEFAMRNFKDESFIQQFLSPKVMRDHKLFLVVDDDQMENLEVAAIHNEQGYRQVREALATQYALSVREPNIQVVEASIRGDRSLTLHHVQDSRRPLGRSVYPVIRHLQQLWGFPVHLVSLEEGRVTRRFHWPVEDESPAS; from the coding sequence ATGAGTGCGACCCGCAAGCGTAAGCCGATTGCTACCGGCTCCGATTGGAACTTCAGTGTGCTGGAGCGTTTTGATGCGGAGCTGGCCAGGCTCGCCGATGAGTATCGGCTGGATACCTATCCCAATCAGATAGAAGTCATCACTACGGAGCAGATGATGGATGCCTACGCCAGTGTGGGCATGCCGGTGGGCTATCACCACTGGTCATTTGGCAAGCAGTTTCTGGCCGTGGAGCAGGCGTATAAGCGCGGCCAGATGGGATTGGCCTATGAACTGGTGATCAACTCCGACCCCTGCATCGCTTATTTAATGGAGGAAAATACGCTGATGATGCAGGTGTTGGTGATGGCCCATGCCTGCTACGGTCACAACTCCTTTTTTAAGGGTAACTACCTGTTTCGCACCTGGACCGACGCCTCTTCAATCGTCGATTACCTGGTGTTTGCGCGCAAATATATCGCCCAGTGTGAAGAGCGTCACGGCGTGCAGGCCGTTGAGCAGTTACTGGATGCTTGCCATGCGCTGCAAAACTACGGGGTCGACCGTTACAAGCGCCCCTCGCCGATTTCTGCTGAGGAAGAAGCGAAGCGCCAGGAGGAGCGTGAGAGCTACCTGCAAACCCAGGTGAATATGCTCTGGCGTACCATTCCTGAGGCACCTATTAGCGATTCACCGCTGGCGGCGGGTAGCCTACATGCCGATGATGACCCACTAGGTTTGCACAGTGGCGGCCACTACCCCCCAGAGCCCCAGGAGAATCTGCTCTACTTCATTGAAAAAAATGCCCCGCTGCTGGCACCTTGGCAGCGTGAAATCGTGCGGATTGTGCGCAAGCTGGCGCAGTATTTTTATCCCCAACGGCAAACCCAGGTGATGAATGAGGGCTGGGCCTGTTTCTGGCACTACACCCTAATGAATCGGCTCTATGATGATGGTAATGTCGACGAGGGATTAATGCTGGAGTTTTTGCAGTCTCACGCGGCGGTCATTAACCAGCCAGCGTTTGATAATCCTCACTTCAGTGGGATTAATCCCTATGCGCTTGGCTTTGCCATCTTTATGGATATTAAGCGGGTCTGTGAATCTCCCACGGATGAGGATCGTGAGTGGTTTCCTGATATAGCGGGCACCCCATGGCGGGAAACGCTGGAGTTTGCGATGCGCAACTTTAAGGATGAGTCGTTTATTCAGCAGTTTTTATCGCCCAAGGTGATGCGTGATCATAAGCTGTTTTTGGTGGTGGATGACGATCAGATGGAAAACCTAGAAGTCGCCGCCATTCATAACGAACAGGGCTACCGTCAGGTTCGAGAAGCGCTTGCCACCCAGTACGCGCTATCAGTCCGGGAACCCAATATCCAAGTGGTCGAAGCGTCTATTCGCGGGGATCGTTCGTTAACGCTTCATCACGTGCAGGATAGCCGCCGTCCATTAGGGCGTAGCGTTTACCCGGTGATTCGCCATTTGCAGCAGCTTTGGGGGTTTCCCGTTCATCTGGTCTCTTTAGAAGAGGGGCGGGTAACGCGGCGTTTTCACTGGCCGGTAGAGGACGAGAGCCCGGCTTCTTAG
- a CDS encoding Lrp/AsnC family transcriptional regulator: MQNAVILINTDKGQVKAVAERLADVEGISEVYSTCGRYDLVAIARTRDFESLAELVTERLNAVEGVSDTETLNAMQVHSRHDLETMFSLGW, from the coding sequence ATGCAAAACGCAGTCATTTTAATCAATACCGACAAAGGCCAGGTCAAGGCTGTGGCCGAGCGGCTGGCCGATGTGGAGGGTATTAGTGAGGTTTACTCAACCTGTGGGCGTTATGACCTGGTGGCGATTGCGCGCACTCGCGATTTTGAGAGCTTGGCAGAGCTTGTGACTGAGCGCTTAAACGCTGTGGAAGGTGTCAGTGATACGGAAACCCTAAATGCCATGCAGGTACACTCCCGCCATGACCTAGAAACGATGTTTTCATTAGGCTGGTAA
- a CDS encoding DNA/RNA non-specific endonuclease has product MGISLSSWRRQGRRLGIAVLFVVVGTGLWEFQERQHKDAYTWMGVPTWEEFSPTTMHRVLRNDGYLVGWSDVRVNPLWVSYQVEAVDDSRIGSRPNFQADWRTLWPVGTDSYAGSGYDRGHLAPNYAIAAVHGRSAQVDTFLMSNMTPQRPNLNRQLWQRLEEAVMDHFAPRFDRLQVITGPVFPERFMDNVFNRVGLVEVPEAFYKIIVVPHSEGPLALAFIMPQDVRGNEPLDDYLVTIDEVEVRTGLDFFPDLTPQLEAVLEGELRIQGWALEEVAKRPGRYQ; this is encoded by the coding sequence TTGGGGATATCGCTTTCGAGCTGGCGTCGGCAGGGTCGACGATTAGGCATTGCCGTGCTGTTTGTCGTTGTTGGGACAGGGCTATGGGAGTTTCAGGAGCGTCAGCATAAAGATGCCTATACCTGGATGGGCGTTCCTACATGGGAAGAGTTTAGCCCTACCACGATGCATCGGGTGCTGCGCAACGATGGCTACTTGGTGGGCTGGTCCGATGTGCGAGTTAATCCGCTATGGGTAAGCTATCAGGTTGAAGCGGTAGACGATTCGAGAATTGGTTCGCGACCTAATTTTCAAGCCGATTGGCGCACGCTATGGCCAGTTGGCACCGACAGCTATGCCGGTAGCGGCTACGACCGGGGCCATTTAGCGCCCAACTATGCGATCGCCGCCGTACATGGGCGTAGCGCCCAGGTCGACACCTTCCTTATGAGCAATATGACCCCGCAGCGGCCCAACCTGAACCGCCAGCTCTGGCAGCGGTTGGAAGAAGCGGTCATGGATCACTTTGCGCCGCGCTTTGATCGTTTACAGGTGATTACTGGCCCCGTTTTCCCAGAACGCTTTATGGATAATGTGTTCAACCGGGTAGGATTGGTCGAAGTGCCGGAAGCATTTTATAAAATCATCGTGGTGCCGCATAGCGAAGGGCCTCTCGCGCTGGCCTTCATCATGCCGCAAGACGTGCGCGGCAATGAGCCGTTAGATGACTACTTAGTGACCATCGATGAAGTTGAGGTACGCACAGGACTTGACTTCTTTCCAGACCTGACGCCACAGCTTGAGGCTGTACTGGAAGGTGAGTTGCGTATACAGGGGTGGGCACTTGAAGAAGTAGCGAAACGTCCGGGGCGGTATCAATAG
- a CDS encoding PrkA family serine protein kinase yields the protein MSIFDHVQDRFSRVQQEDMSLEEYLALCRRDPKVYASAAERMLEAIGEPEVIDTAKDPRLSRIFSNKVIRRYPAFAEFHGMEEAIEQIVSYFRHAAQGLEERKQILYLLGPVGGGKSSLAERLKLLMERIPFYAIKGSPVYESPLGLFSPEEDGELLEKEYGIPQRYLRSVMSPWAAKRLKEYGGDISQFRVVRLYPSRLNQIAISKTEPGDENNQDISSLVGKVDIRQLELYSQDDPDAYSFSGGLCRANQGLMEFVEMFKAPIKVLHPLLTATQEGNYNPTEGMGAIPFDGVILAHSNESEWQAFRNNRNNEAFLDRVYIVKVPYCLRVTEEIKIYQKLLEDSSLNAAPCAPDTLRMLAQFSVLSRLKAPENSNIYSKMRVYDGENLKDTDPRAKSIQEYRDAAGVDEGMQGLSTRFAFKILSKVFNFDSTEVAANPVHLLYVLEQALEREQLPSEVFERYLGFIKEYMAPRYVDFIGKEIQTAYLESYSEYGQNIFDRYVTYADFWIQDQEYRDHETGELLNRQSLNEELEKIEKPAGISNPKDFRHEVVNFVLRARAQNNGMNPSWQSYEKLKGVIEHKMFANTEELLPVISFNAKASRSDQKKHEDFVARMVDRGYTEKQVRLLSEWYLRVRKSQ from the coding sequence ATGAGCATCTTTGATCACGTTCAAGACCGTTTTTCCCGCGTTCAGCAAGAGGACATGAGCCTTGAGGAGTACTTGGCGCTTTGTCGCCGTGATCCGAAGGTTTATGCCAGCGCCGCCGAGCGTATGCTGGAAGCCATAGGCGAGCCTGAAGTGATCGACACGGCGAAAGACCCGCGTCTATCACGTATTTTTTCCAATAAAGTGATTCGTCGCTATCCAGCCTTTGCCGAGTTTCACGGCATGGAGGAGGCCATTGAGCAAATCGTCTCCTACTTCCGCCATGCGGCCCAAGGGCTTGAAGAGCGCAAACAGATTCTCTATCTGCTTGGCCCTGTGGGCGGCGGTAAATCGTCGCTGGCAGAGCGACTTAAGCTGCTAATGGAGCGGATTCCGTTCTATGCCATTAAAGGCTCGCCGGTCTATGAGTCGCCGCTTGGCTTGTTCTCGCCCGAAGAGGACGGCGAACTGCTCGAAAAAGAGTACGGCATTCCACAACGCTATTTGCGCAGCGTCATGTCGCCCTGGGCGGCGAAGCGGCTGAAAGAGTACGGCGGCGATATCTCCCAGTTCCGGGTAGTGCGTTTGTACCCATCACGGCTTAACCAGATCGCTATTTCCAAAACCGAGCCGGGTGATGAGAACAACCAGGATATCTCGTCGCTGGTGGGTAAAGTCGATATCCGCCAATTGGAGCTCTACTCCCAGGATGACCCGGATGCCTACAGCTTCTCCGGCGGTTTATGCCGTGCCAACCAGGGGCTGATGGAGTTTGTAGAGATGTTTAAAGCGCCGATCAAGGTGCTGCATCCACTGCTTACCGCGACCCAAGAGGGCAACTATAACCCCACCGAAGGCATGGGGGCGATTCCCTTTGATGGCGTGATTCTGGCCCACTCCAACGAGTCGGAGTGGCAGGCATTTCGCAATAACCGCAATAACGAAGCGTTTCTTGATCGGGTCTATATCGTCAAAGTGCCTTATTGCCTGCGGGTTACTGAAGAGATCAAAATCTATCAAAAGCTGCTTGAGGACTCATCGCTTAACGCCGCGCCCTGCGCACCGGACACGCTGCGCATGCTGGCCCAGTTCTCGGTACTGTCACGGCTAAAAGCGCCGGAAAACTCCAACATCTACTCTAAAATGCGCGTCTACGACGGTGAGAATCTGAAAGACACCGACCCTCGCGCTAAGTCGATTCAGGAGTACCGCGACGCCGCAGGCGTGGATGAGGGCATGCAGGGGCTCTCCACACGCTTTGCGTTCAAGATTCTTTCCAAGGTATTTAACTTCGACAGCACCGAGGTGGCTGCTAACCCGGTTCATTTACTTTATGTACTGGAACAGGCGTTGGAGCGCGAGCAGTTGCCATCGGAAGTGTTTGAGCGCTACTTGGGCTTTATCAAAGAGTATATGGCGCCTCGCTACGTGGACTTTATTGGTAAGGAGATTCAGACCGCTTACCTCGAATCCTACAGTGAGTACGGCCAAAACATCTTTGACCGCTACGTGACCTACGCGGATTTCTGGATTCAGGATCAGGAGTACCGCGATCACGAAACCGGCGAGCTGCTCAACCGCCAGTCGCTCAACGAAGAGCTGGAGAAAATCGAAAAACCGGCGGGCATTTCAAACCCCAAAGACTTCCGCCACGAGGTGGTCAATTTTGTGCTGCGGGCGCGGGCGCAAAACAACGGTATGAACCCGAGCTGGCAGTCCTATGAAAAGCTCAAGGGCGTTATTGAACACAAAATGTTCGCCAATACCGAAGAGCTGTTGCCAGTGATTTCGTTCAATGCCAAGGCTTCCCGATCGGATCAGAAAAAGCACGAAGACTTTGTGGCGCGGATGGTCGACCGCGGCTACACCGAAAAACAGGTGCGGTTGCTATCCGAGTGGTATCTGCGCGTGCGCAAGTCCCAGTAA
- a CDS encoding LysR substrate-binding domain-containing protein, translated as MRDALPPLSCLRAFEVAARYCSFTQAGSELNLSQSAVSRQIKRLEHDLGRLLFERHHEGLRLTPTGEHYFRVVQRLLRDLGDETARLRRRGDNRQLTLASSPTIASIWLARQLPDFQRAYPNIEIRILTVEDPHRLDLAEFDLGIYYHVPNEVDPAGLVADAIFEHERVAAVCSPIYLERHGNGIEPAHLLVNHTLMVVEDHYHDWLSWEIWFRELGLKWQPPLHTLRANSFQLLMNATLAGQGVTLGWMRLLDAELRQGNLVQALPLTIPSRGKLSLFTPQHRHLTEPMRAFRHWVLDTN; from the coding sequence ATGCGTGATGCTTTACCGCCGCTATCTTGCCTGCGCGCCTTTGAGGTTGCCGCACGATACTGTAGCTTCACGCAAGCCGGGAGCGAGCTAAACCTCTCGCAAAGCGCGGTTAGTCGGCAAATCAAGCGCCTTGAGCATGACCTCGGACGTCTTCTTTTTGAGCGTCATCATGAAGGACTGCGACTGACCCCAACCGGAGAGCACTACTTTCGAGTCGTGCAACGCCTTCTTCGCGATTTAGGCGATGAAACTGCCCGTCTCAGGCGGCGTGGAGACAACAGACAATTAACACTCGCCTCAAGCCCGACCATTGCGTCGATCTGGCTGGCGCGCCAATTGCCCGACTTTCAGCGCGCGTACCCTAACATCGAAATTCGCATCTTGACGGTAGAAGACCCACATCGCCTTGACCTGGCGGAGTTCGACCTGGGCATTTATTACCATGTGCCCAATGAAGTTGATCCAGCAGGCCTTGTAGCTGACGCCATTTTTGAACACGAAAGGGTAGCAGCCGTTTGTAGCCCCATTTATCTGGAACGCCACGGCAATGGCATTGAGCCTGCGCATCTGCTGGTGAATCACACACTTATGGTGGTGGAAGATCATTACCACGACTGGCTAAGCTGGGAAATATGGTTCCGTGAACTAGGCCTGAAATGGCAGCCTCCCCTGCATACGCTGCGCGCCAACAGCTTCCAACTACTGATGAATGCTACGTTGGCCGGCCAAGGCGTGACCCTAGGCTGGATGCGACTTTTAGATGCTGAGCTTCGACAAGGCAACCTTGTTCAAGCACTCCCCCTCACCATACCTAGCCGAGGAAAACTATCGCTTTTTACGCCACAGCATCGACACCTGACAGAGCCCATGCGTGCCTTCCGCCATTGGGTGCTGGATACAAACTAA
- a CDS encoding YeaH/YhbH family protein, with amino-acid sequence MTYFIDRRPNAKHKSAVNRQRFLERYRKHIKRSVEEAVNRRSITDMERGEKVSIPAKDISEPVFQHGPGGARNIVSPGNKEFVAGDKIRRPSGQGGGGGAGEGGASNQGEGVDEFAFTLSREEFLEFVFDGLELPHLQRKPLKSLEEVKMVRAGLSRDGVPSRISITRSMREAYARRIAMRAPIKRALKEALEALEAEERKDTVLRNPTRIAELKAEIERLEKRIEGVPFIDTYDLRYHQLSAQPQPSNQAVMFCVMDVSGSMTQNHKDIAKRFFLLLYLFLEKHYEKVELVFVRHHTAAREVSEEEFFYSRETGGTIVSSALNLVNKIIEKRYPVGQWNLYVAQASDGDNWDDDSNICRDLLIKQLMPQLQYYAYVEITPHDHQSLWHEYESVVKEFPERFAMRQIVEAGDIYPVFRELFKRRLNQS; translated from the coding sequence ATGACCTACTTTATTGATCGAAGGCCGAACGCGAAACATAAAAGCGCGGTAAACCGCCAGCGCTTTTTGGAGCGCTACCGTAAGCATATCAAGCGTTCGGTTGAAGAGGCCGTTAACCGCCGCTCGATTACCGATATGGAGCGCGGTGAGAAAGTCTCGATTCCGGCGAAGGATATCTCCGAGCCGGTCTTCCAGCATGGCCCGGGTGGGGCGCGGAATATCGTTTCACCCGGCAATAAAGAGTTTGTCGCGGGTGATAAAATCCGCCGCCCCAGTGGGCAAGGGGGCGGCGGTGGTGCAGGCGAGGGCGGCGCCTCTAATCAAGGTGAAGGCGTCGATGAGTTCGCTTTTACGCTGAGCCGCGAGGAGTTTTTGGAGTTTGTGTTTGACGGCTTAGAGCTACCTCATTTGCAGCGCAAACCGTTGAAATCGCTTGAAGAGGTCAAAATGGTGCGGGCGGGGCTCTCCCGGGACGGCGTGCCGTCGCGGATTAGCATTACCCGATCGATGCGCGAAGCCTATGCTCGGCGCATCGCTATGCGCGCGCCGATTAAACGGGCGCTAAAAGAGGCGCTGGAAGCGCTGGAGGCCGAAGAGCGCAAGGACACTGTACTGCGTAACCCCACCCGCATTGCCGAGCTGAAAGCCGAAATTGAGCGTTTGGAGAAGCGCATCGAGGGTGTACCGTTTATTGACACCTACGACCTGCGCTACCACCAGCTAAGCGCACAGCCCCAACCCTCCAATCAAGCGGTGATGTTTTGCGTCATGGATGTCTCCGGTTCGATGACCCAAAACCACAAAGACATCGCCAAACGGTTTTTCCTGCTGCTCTACCTGTTCTTGGAGAAGCACTACGAGAAAGTCGAGTTGGTTTTTGTGCGCCACCATACAGCCGCTCGGGAAGTCAGCGAAGAGGAGTTTTTTTACTCGCGGGAAACCGGCGGTACGATTGTTTCCAGTGCGCTGAATCTGGTGAATAAAATCATCGAAAAGCGCTATCCCGTTGGCCAATGGAATCTGTATGTGGCCCAGGCTTCCGATGGTGATAACTGGGACGATGACTCGAATATTTGCCGCGACTTATTGATCAAACAGTTAATGCCGCAGTTGCAGTACTACGCCTACGTTGAGATCACGCCTCATGACCATCAGTCACTGTGGCACGAGTACGAAAGTGTGGTGAAAGAGTTCCCCGAACGCTTTGCCATGCGCCAAATCGTGGAGGCGGGCGATATTTATCCGGTCTTTCGTGAACTGTTTAAGCGTCGCTTAAACCAGTCCTAG
- a CDS encoding high-potential iron-sulfur protein, giving the protein MANKSRRDFMRNSMLGLAALPLGAGILSKTAFAQELPRLDPSASNAQALNYVEDASEASDHPAYEEGERCDNCMFYKADNQGCQLFPENSVSPTGWCQSWTAQA; this is encoded by the coding sequence ATGGCTAATAAGAGCCGTCGTGACTTTATGCGCAACAGCATGTTGGGCCTTGCCGCCCTTCCACTGGGAGCTGGCATTCTTTCTAAAACTGCTTTCGCCCAAGAGCTGCCGCGTCTTGATCCTTCCGCAAGTAACGCCCAAGCACTTAACTATGTAGAAGACGCCAGTGAAGCTAGCGATCACCCGGCCTATGAAGAGGGCGAGCGTTGCGATAACTGTATGTTCTACAAAGCCGATAACCAAGGTTGTCAGCTATTTCCGGAGAACAGCGTATCCCCCACGGGCTGGTGCCAATCCTGGACTGCCCAAGCTTAA
- a CDS encoding threonine aldolase family protein → MTSECSPRFLASDNTSGICPEAMEYLLEANRCDDLAYGNDLWTARAADRFREMFDYDCDVFFVFNGTAANSLALSAMGRSYHSVICHELAHIETDECGGPEFFSNGAKLLTSPGADGKLTPEGIEALVTKRSDIHYPKPKVVSLTQATEVGTLYSREELMAIRAIADKHDLRLHMDGARFANACASLNATPAELTWQVGVDALCFSGTKNGLAFGEAILFFNRELAEDFSYRCKQAGQLASKMRFVSAPWLGLLESGAWLTNAQHANEMARYLSEGLQTLPGVSLMFPTQANSVFVELPPQAIEALKARGWTFYTFIGAGGARFVCAWNTTVELLDALLADMRAVLER, encoded by the coding sequence ATGACCTCGGAGTGTAGCCCGCGTTTTTTAGCCAGTGATAACACCTCCGGTATCTGCCCGGAGGCGATGGAATATCTGCTAGAAGCCAATCGTTGCGATGATTTGGCTTACGGTAACGATCTCTGGACAGCCCGCGCCGCGGATCGCTTTCGCGAGATGTTTGACTACGACTGCGATGTCTTCTTCGTTTTCAACGGCACTGCCGCCAACTCACTGGCGCTCTCTGCAATGGGACGCAGCTACCACAGCGTTATTTGTCACGAGCTGGCGCATATCGAAACCGACGAGTGCGGCGGTCCCGAGTTCTTCTCCAACGGTGCAAAGCTGCTGACCTCACCGGGTGCCGACGGCAAGCTGACACCAGAAGGCATCGAGGCGCTGGTCACCAAGCGCAGCGATATTCACTATCCAAAACCGAAAGTGGTGTCGCTCACACAAGCCACCGAAGTGGGCACGCTCTACTCTCGTGAAGAGCTCATGGCGATTCGTGCCATTGCCGATAAACATGACCTGCGCCTGCATATGGACGGCGCCCGCTTTGCCAATGCCTGTGCCAGCCTAAACGCCACCCCAGCCGAACTTACCTGGCAGGTCGGCGTGGACGCACTGTGTTTTTCGGGTACCAAAAACGGCTTAGCGTTTGGTGAAGCGATCCTGTTCTTTAACCGTGAATTAGCCGAAGATTTTTCCTACCGCTGCAAGCAGGCGGGACAGCTCGCTTCTAAAATGCGCTTTGTATCTGCCCCGTGGTTAGGATTATTAGAAAGCGGCGCCTGGTTAACCAACGCACAGCACGCCAACGAGATGGCGCGCTATCTATCGGAAGGGCTGCAGACGCTACCCGGCGTATCGCTTATGTTCCCTACCCAGGCCAATAGTGTGTTCGTTGAATTACCACCCCAGGCTATTGAAGCGTTGAAAGCCAGAGGCTGGACCTTCTATACCTTTATTGGCGCCGGTGGCGCTCGTTTCGTATGTGCCTGGAACACCACCGTTGAACTGTTAGATGCCTTATTGGCCGATATGCGCGCGGTACTTGAGCGTTAA
- a CDS encoding CocE/NonD family hydrolase, with amino-acid sequence MIIKQDFPHRTREIDNIWIPLTDGTRLAARIWLPVDAEAQPVPAILEYLPYRKRDGTAIRDELTHPYFAGHGYACVRVDMRGNGESDGLMEDEYAPQEQADALEVIEWIASQPWCNGQLGMMGISWGGFNSLQVAALRPEPLKAIITLCSTDDRYADDIHYKGGNMLLENLGWAATMLSFSAAVPDPALVSDKWRDMWMSRLDNMPLLAETWLSHQHRDEYWKHGSICEGYADIEAAVYMISGWGDSYINTIPRMMEHLQCPKKALLGPWMHKYPHFALPDPAIGFLQEALRWWDYWLKGIETGVMDEPTCTFYLQDGVPPAPKYKERPGQWVRTHGWPVPDDESESITLIMGDHGLLPSTRLGQDQLIASPLTTGALQGEYIPLWFGADFPPDQRRDDALSLTFDSEPYAHGLDILGQPCVSLTLASSEACGQLHARLCDVSPSGESALITYGTLNLNLRNDTGTVTPPIPGEPMQVRLAMDLIGYRLPEGHRLRIALSSASFPLVWSPKKRADLTLKAGTPSLELPLSKAPYISMPFEPPESASPCPVKTLRTGHPKRTISEDVGSGEVSVIIEDDMGDIQFLEHGLQVEQYAKETYTSHPDDATRTRADIEWVYRARREGEKNSFAVTVFSRYHLRCDEHRFYLNAEQQAYEDDHLVSDKSWQREIPRTAV; translated from the coding sequence ATGATTATCAAGCAGGATTTTCCGCATCGCACCCGCGAAATAGACAACATTTGGATTCCACTGACTGACGGTACCCGCTTAGCTGCACGCATCTGGTTACCGGTTGACGCTGAAGCACAGCCCGTTCCAGCCATCCTGGAATATCTCCCTTACCGAAAACGCGATGGCACCGCAATTCGTGATGAACTGACTCACCCCTACTTCGCTGGTCACGGCTATGCCTGCGTTCGAGTAGATATGCGTGGAAACGGCGAATCAGATGGCCTGATGGAAGATGAGTACGCCCCTCAAGAGCAGGCAGATGCCCTTGAAGTGATCGAGTGGATTGCCAGCCAGCCTTGGTGTAACGGCCAGCTCGGCATGATGGGAATATCCTGGGGTGGTTTTAACAGTCTGCAAGTAGCCGCCCTGCGCCCCGAACCGCTCAAAGCCATCATCACGCTCTGCTCAACCGATGACCGCTATGCTGATGATATTCATTACAAGGGCGGCAATATGTTGTTGGAGAACCTAGGCTGGGCGGCCACTATGCTTAGTTTTTCGGCGGCGGTGCCAGACCCCGCACTGGTTAGCGACAAATGGCGCGACATGTGGATGTCTCGCCTCGATAATATGCCGCTGCTAGCTGAAACTTGGCTCTCTCATCAGCATCGCGATGAGTATTGGAAGCACGGCTCTATCTGCGAGGGGTATGCCGACATTGAAGCGGCCGTTTACATGATAAGCGGCTGGGGCGACTCCTATATCAATACGATCCCTAGGATGATGGAGCATCTTCAATGCCCAAAAAAAGCGCTGCTGGGCCCTTGGATGCACAAGTATCCACACTTTGCGCTGCCTGACCCGGCGATTGGCTTTCTACAAGAAGCACTGCGCTGGTGGGATTACTGGCTCAAAGGTATTGAGACCGGCGTAATGGACGAACCTACCTGCACCTTTTACCTTCAGGATGGCGTTCCACCCGCTCCGAAGTATAAGGAGCGGCCGGGACAGTGGGTTCGCACTCATGGCTGGCCAGTCCCGGACGACGAAAGTGAATCCATTACCCTAATCATGGGTGACCATGGCCTTTTACCCAGCACCCGCCTCGGCCAGGATCAACTGATTGCATCGCCGCTTACGACTGGCGCACTGCAGGGAGAGTACATTCCGCTCTGGTTTGGAGCCGACTTCCCACCCGACCAGCGCCGAGACGATGCGCTGTCACTGACATTTGATTCCGAACCTTATGCACATGGGCTCGATATTCTGGGGCAGCCTTGCGTTTCACTGACGCTGGCAAGTAGCGAGGCATGCGGCCAACTGCACGCACGCCTATGCGACGTCTCGCCTAGCGGTGAAAGTGCTTTGATCACCTACGGCACACTTAACCTAAACTTGCGCAACGACACGGGCACAGTTACCCCTCCCATCCCTGGTGAACCCATGCAGGTAAGGCTTGCCATGGATCTTATTGGCTATCGGTTGCCCGAAGGCCACCGTTTGAGGATTGCCCTCTCCAGCGCCAGCTTCCCGTTAGTGTGGTCACCTAAAAAGCGCGCAGACCTGACCCTCAAGGCAGGTACGCCTAGCCTGGAGCTGCCACTATCCAAAGCACCCTATATTTCCATGCCTTTCGAGCCGCCAGAAAGCGCCTCACCCTGCCCTGTAAAAACACTGCGTACCGGCCATCCCAAGCGCACGATCAGCGAAGATGTGGGCAGCGGCGAGGTCAGCGTCATCATTGAAGATGACATGGGAGATATTCAGTTTCTCGAACACGGCTTGCAGGTTGAACAGTACGCCAAGGAGACTTACACCAGCCATCCTGACGATGCTACCCGGACACGTGCAGATATCGAGTGGGTTTACCGCGCTCGCCGTGAAGGAGAGAAGAACAGCTTTGCCGTCACCGTATTTAGCCGCTATCACCTGCGCTGCGACGAACACAGGTTTTACCTGAATGCCGAGCAGCAAGCTTATGAAGACGATCATCTGGTGAGCGATAAATCGTGGCAGCGAGAGATTCCCCGTACGGCCGTCTAG